Proteins from a genomic interval of Microbacterium phyllosphaerae:
- a CDS encoding CDP-glycerol glycerophosphotransferase family protein — protein MASFSFGSGNAAKLLRIPLYVAGRVGTLLVPRGSRWVFGCGAGVGDGALALQRLAAAEGHDTLWLTSSDREDRDAAALGLRAVRKGGLRGWWATARARVIVVTHGLGDVNRYAIPGGFVVQLWHGIPLKRIGLDSPATTQVPAVPGAPLLRRLIGILYRRAARRIRVLPAASHRSRGRLESAFALGDGRVVVTGEPRVDVLSVGEPDERRATASALLGRAVGEIPDTTRTILYAPTWRDGAIDPAVPDAEQWIEIIRLLEQRDAVLLVRSHPLGEGGYAPPLPSRRVRMLSASVVADVTPVLPAVDVLITDYSSLAYDVGLLRMPVLYLAPDADEYARTRGFYGRFRDVAGDDAAEGWGDLLPQLSELLGDDGVSAARSQRSATLSAEMHAFRDGRNTRRVYETIRARGIPAPKGAA, from the coding sequence GTGGCGTCCTTCTCTTTCGGCTCCGGCAATGCGGCCAAGCTGCTCCGGATCCCGCTCTACGTCGCCGGACGCGTCGGCACGCTCCTCGTCCCGCGCGGCTCGCGCTGGGTCTTCGGCTGCGGCGCAGGGGTCGGTGATGGAGCGCTCGCCCTCCAACGCCTCGCCGCGGCGGAGGGCCACGACACGCTCTGGCTGACTTCGTCGGATCGCGAGGACCGCGATGCCGCGGCGCTCGGTCTTCGCGCAGTGCGCAAGGGCGGTCTGCGCGGCTGGTGGGCGACGGCCAGGGCCCGGGTCATCGTGGTGACGCATGGCCTCGGAGACGTGAACCGGTACGCGATCCCCGGCGGTTTCGTCGTGCAGCTGTGGCACGGCATCCCGCTGAAGCGCATCGGTCTCGATTCGCCGGCGACGACGCAGGTTCCGGCCGTTCCCGGCGCACCTCTGCTCCGGCGTCTGATCGGCATCCTCTACCGCCGGGCCGCCCGGCGGATCCGGGTGCTGCCCGCCGCCTCGCACCGCTCGCGGGGCCGTCTCGAATCCGCGTTCGCGCTCGGCGACGGGCGCGTCGTGGTCACGGGGGAGCCCCGGGTCGACGTGCTGTCGGTCGGCGAGCCCGACGAGCGGCGAGCCACGGCATCCGCGCTCCTCGGCCGCGCTGTGGGAGAGATTCCCGACACGACACGGACGATCCTGTACGCCCCGACCTGGCGCGACGGTGCGATCGATCCGGCTGTGCCCGATGCCGAGCAGTGGATCGAGATCATCCGACTCCTCGAACAGCGCGACGCCGTTCTGCTCGTCCGGTCGCATCCGCTCGGTGAGGGCGGATACGCACCGCCGCTGCCGAGCCGACGGGTGCGGATGCTGAGTGCGAGCGTCGTCGCGGACGTCACCCCCGTGCTTCCGGCGGTGGATGTCCTGATCACCGACTACTCGTCGCTAGCGTACGACGTGGGGCTCCTGCGCATGCCCGTGCTGTATCTGGCTCCCGACGCCGACGAGTACGCACGCACCAGGGGTTTCTACGGCCGCTTCCGCGACGTCGCGGGAGATGACGCCGCCGAGGGGTGGGGTGACCTGCTCCCGCAGCTGTCGGAGCTTCTGGGCGATGACGGCGTGTCCGCCGCGAGGTCGCAGCGTTCCGCTACGCTCAGCGCGGAGATGCACGCGTTCCGTGACGGACGCAACACCCGGCGCGTGTACGAGACAATCCGTGCGCGAGGCATCCCCGCGCCGAAGGGAGCAGCATGA
- the purE gene encoding 5-(carboxyamino)imidazole ribonucleotide mutase encodes MGSDSDWRVMSDASQSLSDFGIPHEVEVVSAHRTPDKLMQYAREARGRGIRVIIAGAGGAAHLPGMLASMTALPVIGVPVPLAYLDGMDSLLSIVQMPAGIPVATVSIGGARNAGILAARILGTSDEDLADRVEAYALDLEAQVEEKNERLKGSL; translated from the coding sequence ATGGGTTCCGACTCCGACTGGCGTGTCATGAGCGATGCGTCTCAGTCGTTGAGTGACTTCGGAATCCCGCACGAGGTCGAGGTCGTCTCGGCGCACCGCACGCCGGACAAGCTGATGCAGTACGCGCGCGAGGCGCGTGGTCGCGGCATCCGCGTGATCATCGCGGGTGCCGGCGGGGCCGCCCACCTGCCGGGAATGCTCGCTTCGATGACGGCGTTGCCGGTCATCGGCGTCCCGGTGCCCCTCGCGTACCTCGACGGGATGGACTCGCTTCTGTCGATCGTGCAGATGCCGGCGGGCATCCCGGTCGCGACCGTGTCGATCGGGGGAGCGCGCAACGCGGGCATCCTCGCCGCGCGGATCCTGGGCACGTCGGATGAAGACCTCGCGGATCGCGTCGAAGCGTACGCGCTCGACCTCGAGGCGCAGGTCGAGGAGAAGAACGAACGGTTGAAGGGCTCGCTGTGA
- a CDS encoding glycosyltransferase family 2 protein: MPVLNERAYLEHAINSVLAQELTVPAELVLALGPSTDGTTELAQRLAAGDARIRLVDNPAAHIPVGLNAAIRASRYATIIRVDAHSELAPGYAARALETLERTGAANVGGVMHADGRAPFQRAVARLYNSPVGLGGGAYHGGTHEGEAESAYLGVMRRAVLDEVGLFDETIRRGEDWELNLRIRQAGHLVWFDPSLSVTYWPRESWLRLARQFRATGAWRGELVRRFGRRNGIRFFAPPALVVLVVIAVLVGLLQMTGVLTGLLSIVISAVVYLPLLAYLLLVIAVACLPGGGGARQRLWTLLVLPTMHLSWGLGFLGGVLRGARDTVDASRLGTRNTPLP, translated from the coding sequence ATGCCCGTGCTCAATGAACGCGCCTATCTGGAGCACGCGATCAACTCCGTGCTGGCCCAGGAGCTGACGGTGCCCGCTGAGCTCGTGCTCGCACTCGGCCCTTCGACCGACGGCACGACGGAGCTCGCACAGCGCCTCGCCGCGGGCGATGCCCGCATCCGGCTCGTCGACAACCCCGCCGCGCACATCCCCGTCGGATTGAACGCGGCGATCCGCGCCAGCCGGTACGCGACCATCATCCGTGTCGACGCGCACTCCGAGCTCGCCCCCGGCTACGCGGCGCGCGCGCTGGAGACGCTCGAGCGCACCGGCGCCGCCAACGTCGGAGGCGTGATGCACGCCGACGGACGAGCGCCGTTCCAGAGGGCGGTCGCACGACTCTACAACTCCCCCGTCGGCCTCGGGGGCGGCGCCTACCACGGTGGCACGCACGAGGGAGAAGCCGAATCCGCCTATCTCGGCGTGATGCGCCGCGCCGTGCTCGACGAGGTCGGGCTCTTCGACGAGACGATCCGCCGAGGCGAGGACTGGGAGCTCAACCTCCGCATCCGCCAGGCCGGTCACCTGGTCTGGTTCGACCCGAGCCTCTCGGTGACGTATTGGCCCCGCGAGAGCTGGCTGCGCCTGGCACGACAGTTCCGAGCGACCGGCGCCTGGCGCGGAGAGCTCGTGCGCCGATTCGGGCGGCGCAACGGCATCCGCTTCTTCGCGCCTCCCGCGCTCGTCGTGCTCGTCGTGATCGCCGTCCTCGTGGGGCTGCTGCAGATGACCGGGGTGCTCACCGGGCTGCTCTCCATTGTCATCTCGGCGGTGGTCTACCTGCCGCTCCTGGCGTACCTGCTGCTCGTGATCGCCGTCGCCTGCCTGCCCGGTGGTGGCGGGGCCCGTCAGCGGCTGTGGACTCTTCTCGTGCTGCCCACCATGCACCTCTCGTGGGGACTCGGCTTCCTCGGCGGCGTGCTCCGCGGAGCACGCGACACGGTCGACGCCTCACGACTGGGCACGCGCAACACCCCCCTCCCCTGA
- a CDS encoding biotin--[acetyl-CoA-carboxylase] ligase — MDLPVTRTVASHLEVLSEAGSTNAVLNEHAADAGVWPHLSVVVTDNQTAGRGRLDRSWIAPPGASLAVSVLLRRLPAADVRGWIPLAAGVAMADAIADQLPDHTVAVKWPNDILVDGRKICGILAQATTDAVIVGTGINTAMVSAELPVPTATSFAVLGVEADADRLLATYLHRLDVLLGELTAAGDAVSSGLHSSASERCATIGLDVAVSLPGDRTLVGEATALDAEGRLVVASGGVEHTVSAGDVVHVRPA, encoded by the coding sequence GTGGACCTGCCCGTCACCCGCACGGTCGCTTCGCACCTCGAGGTGCTGTCCGAGGCCGGCTCGACGAACGCCGTTCTGAACGAGCACGCAGCGGATGCCGGCGTCTGGCCACACCTCTCCGTGGTCGTGACCGACAACCAGACGGCGGGCCGTGGGCGGTTGGACCGCTCCTGGATCGCACCGCCGGGAGCGTCGCTCGCTGTCTCCGTGCTTCTGCGGCGGCTTCCGGCCGCCGATGTGCGCGGGTGGATCCCCCTCGCGGCCGGGGTCGCGATGGCGGATGCGATCGCCGATCAGCTTCCCGACCACACCGTTGCGGTCAAGTGGCCGAACGACATCCTGGTCGACGGGCGGAAGATCTGCGGCATCCTCGCACAGGCGACCACCGATGCGGTGATCGTCGGCACCGGGATCAACACGGCGATGGTCTCGGCGGAGCTCCCGGTTCCGACGGCGACGTCGTTCGCCGTGCTCGGAGTCGAGGCGGACGCCGACCGACTGCTCGCGACCTATCTGCACCGGCTCGATGTGCTGCTCGGAGAGCTCACCGCTGCCGGCGACGCGGTCTCGAGCGGTCTGCACTCCTCGGCGAGCGAGCGATGCGCGACGATCGGCCTCGACGTGGCGGTGTCGCTTCCCGGGGACCGCACCCTCGTCGGGGAGGCGACAGCTCTCGATGCCGAAGGCCGGCTCGTGGTGGCGTCGGGCGGTGTCGAGCACACCGTCTCGGCGGGCGACGTCGTGCACGTCCGACCGGCCTGA
- a CDS encoding LCP family glycopolymer transferase, protein MTKRGWWLVVLNLIVPGSAQVLAGNRRLGRIGLGATLLAWFLVIVGAGLALFARPVLLWLTVGGGWFSAVILTLVQVLMVAYIVLWIVLTFDVLRLVRLVRIPAPSKFAIPLVAILLLGLVGTGMGYAASYVGTARGTISTLFGQSGPSLPPSDGYYNILLLGADSGEGRDSMRYDSISVVSVNATSGAVTITGIPRELPGAPFSEGSPMQALYPDGFEGHSSNSCGWNGWMNHVRNAAEICREDQGTGLYPDAAAHGSDPGIEATKDAAEGVLGIEIPYYVFVDMHGFAALVDALGGVDINVTERLPKGGPGDAVDPKDVDSWAIGWIEVGQQHMDGDTAQWYARSRYTTSDWDRMKRQRELQEAILAQFTPQTVLTRFNEVAAAGTALIDTDLPQDKLPEFFDLMTKAKELPITTIELTPDNGVDEHEPNYDYIHDMIQQKLHPPTETPTPTP, encoded by the coding sequence ATGACCAAGCGCGGCTGGTGGCTTGTCGTGCTGAACCTGATCGTGCCGGGCTCCGCTCAGGTGCTGGCGGGTAATCGCAGACTCGGACGCATCGGCTTGGGGGCGACTCTTCTCGCGTGGTTCCTGGTGATCGTCGGCGCCGGTCTCGCTCTCTTCGCGCGACCCGTGCTGCTGTGGCTGACCGTCGGCGGCGGCTGGTTCTCGGCCGTCATCCTCACGCTCGTGCAGGTGTTGATGGTCGCGTACATCGTGCTGTGGATCGTGCTCACCTTCGACGTGCTGCGTCTCGTGCGGCTCGTCAGGATCCCCGCTCCCTCGAAGTTCGCCATCCCGCTCGTCGCGATTCTGCTTCTCGGTCTGGTCGGCACCGGCATGGGGTATGCCGCGTCGTACGTCGGCACCGCCCGAGGGACGATCAGCACGCTCTTCGGCCAGAGCGGTCCGAGTCTGCCGCCGAGTGACGGCTACTACAACATCCTCCTTCTCGGCGCCGACAGCGGAGAAGGACGCGACTCGATGCGGTACGACAGCATCTCCGTGGTCTCCGTGAACGCGACCTCCGGTGCCGTCACCATCACCGGAATCCCGCGAGAGCTGCCCGGGGCGCCGTTCAGTGAGGGCAGCCCGATGCAGGCACTGTACCCCGACGGATTCGAAGGGCACAGCTCGAACTCGTGCGGATGGAACGGCTGGATGAACCACGTCCGCAACGCTGCGGAGATCTGCCGAGAAGACCAGGGCACGGGCCTTTACCCGGACGCAGCCGCGCACGGGTCGGATCCCGGAATCGAGGCGACCAAGGACGCGGCCGAAGGTGTTCTGGGCATTGAGATCCCGTACTACGTGTTCGTCGACATGCACGGCTTCGCGGCTCTCGTCGATGCGCTCGGGGGTGTGGACATCAACGTGACCGAACGGCTTCCCAAGGGCGGTCCCGGCGATGCCGTCGATCCGAAGGACGTCGACTCATGGGCGATCGGATGGATCGAGGTCGGTCAGCAGCACATGGACGGCGACACCGCCCAGTGGTACGCGCGATCGCGGTATACGACCAGTGATTGGGACCGCATGAAGCGACAGCGCGAGCTGCAGGAGGCGATCCTCGCGCAGTTCACGCCTCAGACGGTGTTGACGCGATTCAACGAGGTGGCGGCGGCGGGAACCGCGCTGATCGACACCGACCTCCCTCAGGACAAGCTCCCGGAGTTCTTCGATCTGATGACGAAGGCGAAAGAGCTGCCGATCACGACGATCGAGCTCACCCCCGACAACGGCGTGGACGAGCACGAGCCGAACTACGACTACATCCACGACATGATCCAGCAGAAGCTGCACCCGCCGACGGAGACGCCGACACCGACGCCGTGA
- a CDS encoding CDP-glycerol glycerophosphotransferase family protein encodes MGAVSDAKKAYRLLKRALASRKAVQRVRRRLSDREPHPLDHYQVAVYFADGAVNMYQMRQWYRPLAELSKRWPVVVLSRSATGADKLLDEDGPPVAFVPTVRDLERFIAAQDIRVVLYVNQNTRNFQMFRYGRRWHVFINHGESDKMYMTTNQYKAYDYALVAGQAARDRLSRTLWDWDIDSRTIEIGRPQADHYSGTLPYTPDERIVVLYAPTWEGDRPSAHYGSIATHGEALVKALLASKLHRVIYRPHPRSGVVDDEYGAAHRRIIAAIAAANSSDAAAQHVYDDGADLGWQLAAADVAIVDISAMVYDRLAVGKPLMITRPADDRASIDTNGYLSDCEWLTADGAVDIIAEVERVRADEAAIARLRMWVQHYFGDTTPGVATAKFHGAIDRLMQEWDRWQANEIGAVRTDEDDDDEEADEEEV; translated from the coding sequence ATGGGTGCAGTGTCCGACGCGAAGAAGGCATACCGTCTGCTGAAGCGGGCGCTGGCCTCGCGTAAGGCGGTGCAACGGGTACGCCGGCGGCTCTCGGACCGCGAGCCGCACCCTCTGGACCACTATCAGGTCGCCGTCTACTTCGCCGACGGTGCGGTCAACATGTACCAGATGCGCCAGTGGTACCGACCGCTTGCCGAGCTTTCGAAGCGCTGGCCCGTCGTGGTGCTGTCGCGATCGGCTACCGGCGCCGACAAGCTGCTCGATGAGGATGGACCGCCGGTCGCGTTCGTGCCGACCGTGCGAGACCTCGAGCGCTTCATCGCCGCACAGGACATCCGCGTGGTCCTATATGTGAATCAGAACACCCGCAACTTCCAGATGTTCCGCTACGGGCGGCGCTGGCACGTGTTCATCAACCACGGCGAGTCCGACAAGATGTACATGACCACCAACCAGTACAAGGCGTACGACTACGCACTGGTGGCGGGGCAGGCGGCTCGGGATCGTCTCTCGCGCACGCTCTGGGACTGGGACATCGACAGCCGCACGATCGAGATCGGTCGACCGCAGGCCGACCACTACTCGGGGACTCTGCCGTACACCCCGGATGAGCGCATCGTCGTGCTCTACGCGCCCACATGGGAGGGCGACCGCCCGAGCGCGCACTACGGTTCGATCGCGACCCACGGCGAAGCGCTCGTCAAGGCGCTGCTCGCGTCGAAGCTCCACCGGGTCATCTACCGCCCGCACCCTCGCAGTGGGGTGGTCGACGACGAGTACGGTGCGGCGCACCGACGGATCATCGCAGCCATCGCCGCGGCCAACTCCTCGGACGCCGCCGCGCAGCACGTGTACGACGACGGTGCGGATCTCGGCTGGCAGCTCGCTGCCGCGGATGTGGCGATCGTCGACATCTCGGCGATGGTCTACGACCGCCTCGCCGTCGGCAAGCCGTTGATGATCACACGCCCGGCCGACGACCGCGCGTCGATCGACACCAACGGATATCTGTCGGACTGCGAATGGCTGACCGCAGACGGCGCGGTCGACATCATCGCCGAGGTCGAGCGCGTGCGCGCCGACGAGGCGGCGATCGCACGTCTTCGGATGTGGGTGCAGCACTACTTCGGTGACACGACACCGGGCGTCGCCACCGCGAAATTCCACGGGGCGATCGATCGCCTCATGCAGGAGTGGGATCGCTGGCAGGCGAACGAGATCGGCGCCGTGCGCACCGACGAGGACGACGACGACGAAGAGGCCGACGAGGAAGAGGTCTGA
- a CDS encoding 5-(carboxyamino)imidazole ribonucleotide synthase, producing the protein MALRVGVIGGGQLARMMIAPAVELGLDLRVLAEDEGMSAQLAATAVGDYRDLEVVRAFVKDVDVVTFDHEHVPQEILRALVADGVAVHPGPHALQFAQDKLVMRARLAELGVPQPDWAPVRDLAELQAFLDEHDGKGVVKTPRGGYDGKGVRVVRAAAEAQDWFDALAEGEALLVEELVGFVRELAQQVARRPSGEVVAYPVVETVQRDGVCAEVIAPAPQAPDRLVEVAEQIGRSIAEGLGVTGMLAVELFETDDERILVNELAMRPHNSGHWSQDGAVTGQFEQHLRAVADLPLGDTTPRAPWSVMINILGGPKDGSLGDRFAGAMTGYPSAKIHTYGKEPRPGRKVGHVNVSGDDLDDAVYIARAAAAHFD; encoded by the coding sequence ATGGCGTTGCGTGTTGGCGTGATCGGTGGAGGCCAGCTGGCCAGGATGATGATCGCTCCGGCGGTCGAACTCGGACTCGACCTGCGGGTGCTCGCTGAAGACGAGGGCATGTCGGCGCAGCTCGCCGCGACCGCTGTCGGCGACTACCGCGATCTCGAGGTCGTTCGCGCCTTCGTGAAGGATGTCGACGTCGTCACCTTCGACCACGAGCACGTTCCGCAGGAGATCCTTCGTGCGCTCGTCGCCGACGGTGTGGCCGTGCATCCGGGGCCGCATGCGCTGCAGTTCGCGCAGGACAAGCTGGTCATGCGCGCTCGCCTCGCTGAACTGGGAGTGCCGCAGCCCGACTGGGCGCCGGTTCGCGACCTCGCCGAGCTGCAGGCGTTCCTCGACGAACACGACGGCAAGGGCGTCGTGAAGACGCCGCGGGGCGGATACGACGGCAAGGGCGTGCGGGTCGTGCGCGCGGCGGCCGAGGCTCAGGACTGGTTCGATGCTCTGGCCGAGGGCGAGGCGCTGCTGGTCGAGGAGCTCGTCGGATTCGTGCGCGAGCTCGCGCAGCAGGTCGCTCGTCGTCCCAGTGGCGAGGTCGTCGCGTACCCGGTGGTCGAGACGGTGCAGCGAGACGGGGTGTGCGCCGAGGTGATCGCGCCCGCTCCGCAGGCACCCGACCGTCTCGTCGAGGTGGCCGAGCAGATCGGGCGATCGATCGCCGAGGGGCTCGGCGTCACGGGGATGCTCGCCGTGGAGCTCTTCGAGACCGACGACGAGCGGATCCTGGTGAACGAACTGGCGATGCGCCCACACAACAGCGGGCACTGGAGCCAGGACGGCGCGGTGACCGGGCAGTTCGAGCAGCATCTGCGCGCGGTCGCTGATCTGCCGCTCGGCGACACGACGCCGCGCGCGCCGTGGTCCGTGATGATCAACATCCTCGGAGGCCCGAAGGACGGCTCGCTCGGGGACCGTTTCGCCGGTGCCATGACGGGGTATCCCTCGGCCAAGATCCACACCTATGGCAAGGAGCCGCGTCCCGGCCGCAAGGTCGGCCACGTGAACGTGTCGGGCGACGACCTCGACGACGCCGTGTACATCGCACGGGCGGCAGCGGCCCACTTCGATTGA
- a CDS encoding CDP-glycerol glycerophosphotransferase family protein — protein sequence MTTARIDEAAETLIIAGAGQRPATAELVGPRARVAARITGGGKTWKATFPLRASRWGGAELPLPTGDYDIRVSGVELDAPEITPQVLAGVRIAVEGNIARIAAPVDPAYETAEGQSTLEGRYVAHPGGTENAVFFESFYGRSVGCNPQAIDRALSAQAPDVVRYWSVVDLSVAVPEGAIAVVEGSPEWWRARAAARLLIVNDWLRRRFARKPGQKVLQTWHGTPLKRLALHRPGFDPRRMAAVVKESRRWDVLLAQNTYSERILRKAYAFLGRPIWVEGYPRDDSLVTGDAAAIRAALGIADGERVLLYAPTWRDDRSEMVDFVDPEALAGQTDSVVLVRGHSRTIHTDRDRSGARVIDVTGYPETSQLLLAADALITDYSSVMFDFSVTGKPMYFLVPDLEHYRGALRGFYFDLEARAPGPLVHSQDELVSALADVTHEKVYAERYTAWRAQFNSRDDGHAAERVVARILDQGYVTR from the coding sequence ATGACCACGGCCCGGATCGATGAGGCGGCAGAGACGCTCATCATCGCAGGGGCCGGTCAGCGTCCCGCCACGGCGGAGCTGGTCGGACCTCGCGCGCGCGTCGCCGCTCGGATCACGGGCGGGGGCAAGACCTGGAAGGCGACCTTCCCGCTGCGCGCATCGCGCTGGGGCGGGGCAGAGCTTCCGCTGCCGACGGGAGACTACGACATCCGCGTCTCCGGCGTGGAGCTGGACGCACCCGAGATCACTCCCCAGGTACTGGCAGGGGTTCGCATCGCCGTCGAGGGGAACATCGCTCGTATCGCGGCACCGGTCGACCCCGCCTACGAGACGGCCGAAGGGCAGTCGACCCTCGAGGGCCGCTACGTCGCTCACCCCGGCGGCACCGAGAACGCGGTCTTCTTCGAGAGCTTCTACGGGCGCAGCGTCGGCTGCAATCCGCAGGCGATCGATCGTGCGCTGTCGGCGCAGGCTCCTGACGTCGTGCGCTACTGGAGCGTCGTCGACCTCTCCGTCGCGGTGCCGGAGGGAGCCATCGCGGTCGTCGAGGGGAGCCCCGAGTGGTGGCGCGCCCGGGCGGCTGCGCGGCTGCTCATCGTGAACGACTGGCTGCGCCGACGCTTCGCGCGCAAGCCCGGCCAGAAGGTCTTGCAGACGTGGCACGGCACGCCCCTCAAGCGCCTCGCCCTGCATCGCCCCGGGTTCGACCCCCGGCGGATGGCCGCGGTCGTGAAGGAGTCACGTCGCTGGGACGTGCTGCTCGCGCAGAACACATACTCGGAGCGCATTCTGCGCAAGGCATACGCGTTCCTCGGCCGTCCGATCTGGGTCGAGGGCTATCCTCGCGACGACTCGCTGGTCACCGGTGACGCCGCCGCGATCCGGGCCGCACTCGGCATCGCCGACGGTGAGCGCGTGCTGCTGTACGCACCCACCTGGCGTGACGACCGCAGCGAGATGGTCGACTTCGTCGATCCTGAGGCGCTGGCCGGTCAGACCGACTCGGTCGTGCTCGTGCGAGGGCACTCCCGCACGATCCACACCGACCGTGACCGCTCGGGAGCACGGGTGATCGACGTCACCGGGTACCCCGAGACTTCGCAGCTGCTGCTCGCCGCAGATGCCCTGATCACCGACTACTCGTCGGTCATGTTCGATTTCAGCGTCACCGGCAAGCCCATGTACTTCCTCGTCCCCGATCTCGAGCACTATCGGGGAGCGCTCCGAGGGTTCTACTTCGACCTCGAAGCCCGTGCACCCGGACCGCTCGTGCACTCGCAGGACGAACTCGTCTCCGCGCTCGCCGACGTCACGCACGAGAAGGTCTATGCGGAGCGCTACACGGCGTGGCGCGCGCAGTTCAATTCCAGGGACGACGGTCACGCGGCAGAGCGGGTCGTCGCGCGCATCCTCGATCAGGGGTACGTGACCCGCTGA
- a CDS encoding PH domain-containing protein, producing the protein MTQPVTLGGRPTMPPPGVPTEELLIARFRTHARRLFWSALVLIGVFGATAYFFDNLPAPFENWMLLSAAGALVLLLVVVPYVVWYSRTVTVTTRRVIVRHGIGARSRREMSHARGYTIGVRRGVLQRLWGVGTITLSNGVDEPLRLPNVPTVTLVHETLADQIEVSQILAHRDAQSGQDAQTSF; encoded by the coding sequence GTGACCCAGCCCGTGACTCTCGGCGGAAGGCCGACGATGCCACCGCCAGGCGTGCCCACAGAAGAGCTGCTCATCGCGCGGTTCCGCACCCACGCGCGCCGGCTCTTCTGGTCCGCCCTGGTCCTGATAGGCGTGTTCGGTGCCACGGCCTACTTCTTCGACAATCTTCCGGCTCCGTTCGAGAACTGGATGCTGCTGAGCGCAGCGGGTGCGCTCGTGCTCCTGCTCGTGGTCGTGCCGTACGTCGTCTGGTATTCGCGCACGGTCACCGTCACGACCCGACGAGTCATCGTCCGTCACGGGATCGGAGCCCGTAGCCGCCGTGAGATGTCCCACGCGCGGGGGTACACGATCGGAGTGCGCCGCGGAGTGCTGCAGCGTCTGTGGGGTGTGGGCACCATCACCCTCTCGAACGGGGTCGACGAACCGCTGCGTCTCCCGAACGTGCCTACGGTGACACTCGTGCACGAGACACTCGCCGACCAGATCGAGGTCAGCCAGATCCTCGCGCATCGCGACGCGCAGTCGGGGCAGGACGCTCAGACCTCGTTCTGA